The following is a genomic window from Clostridia bacterium.
CCTACAAAACAATCTACCAAATCAAAAATAATAATTTGTTTAGTTTCGGGGTTTTCCGTTATTTGGTCATAAAGATGCTTTCTTAAATCTACGACCGGAATTACTTCTTCCCTTAAACAAATTATTCCCCTAAGTAAACCCGAACTTTGTGGTAATTTAACAATTTTTTGCGATTCCACGATTTCACGTACTGCCTTAATCTCTAAACCAAACTCTTCACCAGATAATGAAAAGACAATATATTCCTGTTTAGGCATGATTGTTCTCCCCTTAATTTAATTTAACCCCCACAAAGATTTCTAAGCATATAACCCACACCACTACAAGTAACTATATATTCCGGGTTACCGGGATCCTTTTCAATTTTTTTTCTTAAACGCCCAATACTTACGCGTAAATAATGTATACAATCGCGAAAATCATCTCCCCAAATCGATTCCAAAATTTGATCATGAGGTACTACACAATTAACATGAGAAGCTAAATA
Proteins encoded in this region:
- a CDS encoding purine-binding chemotaxis protein CheW; amino-acid sequence: MPKQEYIVFSLSGEEFGLEIKAVREIVESQKIVKLPQSSGLLRGIICLREEVIPVVDLRKHLYDQITENPETKQIIIFDLVDCFVGILVDNVIEVLALPSQMIVPLPSFLGQMGVSAGLHGIGRLSGRLIIL